In Streptomyces sp. NBC_00306, a single genomic region encodes these proteins:
- a CDS encoding MarR family winged helix-turn-helix transcriptional regulator, whose protein sequence is MVDDKKVNQVVDNGKGVPGRGYELPLLLFAGFRSLIDRLHVELARQGHPDVRPAHGFAMQAIGIDGATASEVGRRLGVSKQAAGKTVDRLVALGYAVRADDPADARRKLVRLTPHGLDALSRSAAIFDELRADWARKLGADRVGDIEQALRSVVPADAFRLDAAGWFSGA, encoded by the coding sequence ATGGTTGACGATAAAAAGGTAAACCAGGTTGTCGATAACGGCAAGGGGGTTCCCGGCAGGGGCTACGAGCTCCCCCTGCTCCTCTTCGCCGGATTCCGCTCCCTCATCGACCGGCTCCACGTCGAGCTGGCCCGCCAGGGCCACCCCGACGTCCGCCCCGCACACGGCTTCGCGATGCAGGCGATCGGTATCGACGGCGCGACCGCGAGCGAGGTCGGCCGCCGCCTCGGCGTCTCCAAGCAGGCCGCCGGCAAGACCGTCGACCGGCTCGTGGCGCTGGGCTACGCGGTCCGCGCCGACGACCCGGCCGACGCCCGCCGCAAACTCGTCCGGCTCACCCCGCACGGCCTGGACGCACTGTCCCGCTCGGCCGCGATCTTCGACGAACTGCGCGCCGACTGGGCACGGAAGCTCGGTGCGGACCGGGTCGGCGACATCGAGCAGGCACTGCGCTCCGTCGTCCCCGCCGACGCCTTCCGCCTCGACGCGGCGGGCTGGTTCAGCGGGGCTTGA
- a CDS encoding aldo/keto reductase translates to MEYTQLGRTGLKVSRLVLGTMNFGPLTDEADSHTIMDAALGAGINFFDTANVYGWGENKGRTEEIVGSWFAKGGDRRDKVVLATKVYGNMGADGEAWPNHDKLSALNIRRAVDASLKRLKTDYIDLYQFHHIDRSTPVEEIWQAIDTLVQQGKILYVGSSNFPGWKIAQANEAAARRGSYGLVSEQCLYNLAERRAEMEVIPAAQEYGLGVIPWSPLHGGLLGGVLKKEAQGGRRATGRAADTLADADSRAQIQAYEDLLDKHGLEPGEAALAWLLSRPGVTGPIVGPRTADQLESALRAVELELSDEVLAGLDEIFPGPGPSPEAFAW, encoded by the coding sequence ATGGAGTACACGCAGCTCGGACGCACGGGACTCAAAGTCAGCCGACTCGTCCTCGGGACGATGAACTTCGGGCCTCTCACCGACGAGGCCGACAGCCACACGATCATGGACGCCGCACTCGGCGCGGGCATCAACTTCTTCGACACGGCCAACGTCTACGGCTGGGGCGAGAACAAGGGCCGCACAGAGGAGATCGTCGGCAGCTGGTTCGCCAAGGGCGGCGACCGCCGCGACAAGGTGGTCCTCGCCACCAAGGTCTACGGGAACATGGGCGCCGACGGCGAGGCCTGGCCCAACCACGACAAGCTCTCCGCGCTCAACATCCGGCGCGCCGTCGACGCCAGCCTCAAGCGGCTGAAGACGGACTACATCGACCTCTACCAGTTCCACCACATCGACCGCAGCACCCCGGTCGAGGAGATCTGGCAGGCCATCGACACACTCGTCCAGCAGGGCAAGATCCTGTACGTGGGGTCGTCCAACTTCCCGGGCTGGAAGATCGCCCAGGCCAACGAGGCCGCCGCGCGCCGGGGTTCGTACGGGCTGGTCAGCGAGCAGTGCCTCTACAACCTCGCCGAACGCCGCGCCGAGATGGAGGTGATCCCGGCCGCGCAGGAGTACGGCCTGGGCGTCATCCCCTGGTCGCCGCTGCACGGCGGACTGCTCGGTGGGGTGCTCAAGAAGGAGGCCCAGGGCGGACGCCGCGCGACCGGCCGTGCCGCCGACACTCTGGCCGACGCCGACTCCCGCGCGCAGATCCAGGCGTACGAGGACCTGCTCGACAAGCACGGTCTGGAGCCGGGCGAGGCCGCGCTGGCCTGGCTGCTCTCCCGTCCGGGCGTCACGGGACCGATCGTCGGTCCGCGTACGGCGGACCAGCTGGAGTCCGCGCTGCGCGCCGTCGAGCTCGAACTGAGCGACGAGGTGCTGGCCGGTCTCGACGAGATCTTCCCGGGGCCGGGGCCCTCTCCGGAGGCCTTCGCCTGGTAG
- a CDS encoding MFS transporter, with amino-acid sequence MSTGPGADSAPAPSPTTMFSSLKIRNYRLFAIGQVVSNTGTWMQRIAQDWLVLTLTGSASAVGITIALQFLPMLLFGLYGGVLADRLPKRGLLLATQSAMGATGAALAVLTLTGHVEVWHVYLTAFLLGMVTVVDNPARQSFVSEMVGPDQLGNAVSLNSANFQSARLVGPAVAGVLITAVGSGYAFLFNGLSFLAPIAGLLLMRNSELHKVERAPRGKGQLREGLRYVSTHPELIWPIVLVGFIGTFGFNFPIWLSAFVDDVYHSGAGTYGLLNTLMAAGSLAGALLAARRGTSRLRFLVGAAVMFGLLETVAAFAPGFWIFALMMVPIGMTGLTVNVTANSSVQMATEPAMRGRVMSLFMMVFVGGTPLGAPVFGWITDTYGPRIGFAAGGVISLLAALGIGGMLARAGGLRLKVDLRPGHKHLEFVPRERLATAA; translated from the coding sequence TTGAGTACGGGACCCGGAGCAGACTCCGCACCCGCACCCTCTCCTACGACCATGTTCAGCTCACTGAAGATCCGTAACTACCGGCTCTTCGCCATCGGCCAAGTGGTGTCCAACACGGGCACCTGGATGCAGCGCATCGCCCAGGACTGGCTGGTCCTGACGCTCACCGGATCCGCGTCCGCCGTCGGCATCACCATCGCGCTGCAGTTCCTGCCGATGCTGCTGTTCGGCCTGTACGGCGGGGTGCTCGCCGACCGGCTGCCCAAGCGCGGTCTGCTGCTGGCCACCCAGTCGGCCATGGGCGCGACGGGCGCCGCGCTCGCCGTCCTCACCCTCACCGGGCACGTCGAGGTCTGGCACGTCTACCTCACGGCCTTCCTGCTCGGCATGGTCACCGTCGTCGACAACCCGGCGCGTCAGTCCTTCGTCTCCGAGATGGTCGGCCCCGACCAGCTCGGCAACGCGGTCAGTCTCAACTCCGCCAACTTCCAGTCCGCGCGGCTCGTCGGCCCCGCCGTGGCCGGTGTCCTCATCACGGCCGTCGGCAGCGGCTACGCGTTCCTCTTCAACGGACTGTCCTTCCTCGCGCCCATCGCCGGCCTGCTGCTGATGCGCAACAGCGAGCTGCACAAGGTGGAGCGCGCGCCCCGGGGCAAGGGCCAGCTGCGCGAGGGCCTGCGGTACGTCTCGACGCACCCCGAGCTGATCTGGCCGATCGTCCTGGTCGGGTTCATCGGCACCTTCGGCTTCAACTTCCCGATCTGGCTGTCGGCGTTCGTCGACGACGTGTACCACTCGGGCGCCGGCACCTACGGCCTGCTGAACACGCTGATGGCGGCCGGATCGCTGGCGGGCGCCCTGCTCGCGGCGCGCCGCGGGACCTCACGGCTGCGGTTCCTGGTCGGAGCCGCGGTGATGTTCGGACTGCTGGAGACCGTCGCCGCGTTCGCACCGGGGTTCTGGATCTTCGCGCTGATGATGGTGCCGATCGGGATGACCGGCCTCACCGTCAACGTCACGGCCAACTCCAGCGTCCAGATGGCGACGGAACCGGCGATGCGCGGGCGCGTGATGAGCCTGTTCATGATGGTCTTCGTCGGCGGTACGCCCCTGGGCGCGCCCGTCTTCGGCTGGATCACCGACACCTACGGACCGCGGATCGGCTTCGCGGCGGGCGGTGTCATCTCGCTGCTGGCGGCGCTCGGCATCGGTGGGATGCTCGCCCGCGCCGGCGGGCTGCGCCTGAAGGTCGACCTGCGGCCGGGCCACAAGCACCTGGAGTTCGTGCCCCGGGAGAGGCTCGCGACCGCCGCGTGA
- a CDS encoding MarR family winged helix-turn-helix transcriptional regulator has translation MSDLSYGDDAAAVNSLRSAVMRLGRRLKHQRVDESLSPTEMSVLGTLARCGSATPGELARKEYVQPPSMTRIVALLEAKGLVRLEPHPDDRRQKVVSQTEQAEAMLEESRRKRNAWLAALAEGLDDEEWAKLRAAAPVLEKLAHLA, from the coding sequence ATGTCGGACCTGTCCTACGGCGACGATGCCGCCGCCGTGAACTCCCTGCGCTCGGCCGTCATGCGGCTGGGCCGGCGCCTGAAGCACCAGCGCGTCGACGAATCGCTGAGCCCCACCGAGATGTCGGTGCTCGGCACCCTGGCGCGCTGCGGCTCGGCCACCCCCGGTGAGCTGGCCCGCAAGGAGTACGTACAGCCGCCGTCCATGACCCGGATCGTGGCCCTCCTGGAAGCCAAGGGGCTCGTCCGTCTCGAACCGCACCCCGACGACCGCCGGCAGAAGGTCGTCAGCCAGACGGAGCAGGCCGAGGCCATGCTCGAGGAGAGCCGCCGCAAGCGGAACGCCTGGCTGGCCGCCCTCGCCGAGGGGCTCGACGATGAGGAATGGGCCAAGCTGCGCGCGGCCGCTCCCGTACTGGAGAAGCTCGCGCACCTGGCGTAA
- a CDS encoding ribbon-helix-helix protein, CopG family, with product MGSTVLSLRIDGELLDRLRHHAAIRGMSVQDYVVRTLIRDDFDERFKAAVDETEKFYGLT from the coding sequence ATGGGATCGACTGTGCTCAGCCTGCGGATAGACGGTGAGCTGCTCGACCGGCTCAGGCACCACGCCGCCATACGCGGAATGAGCGTCCAGGACTACGTGGTCCGGACGCTCATTCGCGACGACTTCGACGAACGCTTCAAGGCGGCCGTCGACGAGACGGAGAAGTTCTACGGGCTGACGTGA
- a CDS encoding NCS2 family permease, which yields MTSSAPAKVDPPQTPSGPLDRFFSISQRGSTVAREVRGGFATFFAMAYIIVLNPIILGSAKDMYGHQLDSGQLVTATVLTAAFSTLLMGVIGNVPIALAAGLGVNTVVALQLAPRMSWPDAMGMVVLAGIVVMLLVATGLRERVMNAVPRSLRKGIAIGIGLFIMLIGLVDSGFVSRIPDVAKTTVPLQLGLDGHLNGWPVFVFAVGALLTLALIIRKVPGAILISIVVMTLVAMGIHAVADVPSWGLTTPEWPGSPVATPDFGLVGEVSLFGGFEKVGYLTGVLFVFTVLLSCFFDAMGTILGVGDEAKLMDEDGNFPGINRVLLVDGLAVASGGATSSSATTCFVESTAGVGEGARTGLASVVTGALFSVALFLTPLATMVPSQAATPALLAVGFLILAGSIRDIDWSDYTLAVPAFLAMVMMPFTYSITNGIGIGFIAFSVLRLAVGRGREVPVAMYVVSAVFVFYYAMPALGLA from the coding sequence ATGACCAGCTCGGCCCCCGCCAAGGTCGACCCCCCGCAGACGCCGTCCGGCCCCCTGGACCGCTTCTTCAGCATCTCGCAGCGCGGTTCCACCGTGGCCCGCGAGGTCCGTGGCGGCTTCGCCACCTTCTTCGCGATGGCCTACATCATCGTGCTGAACCCGATCATCCTCGGCAGCGCGAAGGACATGTACGGGCACCAGCTCGACAGCGGCCAGCTGGTCACCGCGACGGTGCTGACCGCGGCCTTCTCCACGCTGCTGATGGGTGTCATCGGCAATGTCCCGATCGCCCTGGCCGCCGGTCTCGGTGTGAACACCGTCGTCGCGCTCCAGCTCGCCCCCCGGATGTCGTGGCCGGACGCGATGGGCATGGTCGTCCTCGCCGGCATCGTCGTGATGCTGCTGGTCGCCACCGGGCTGCGGGAGCGGGTGATGAACGCGGTGCCGCGCAGCCTCCGCAAGGGCATCGCGATCGGTATCGGCCTGTTCATCATGCTGATCGGGCTCGTCGACTCGGGCTTCGTCTCCCGTATCCCGGACGTCGCCAAGACCACCGTGCCGCTCCAGTTGGGCCTCGACGGCCACCTCAACGGCTGGCCGGTATTCGTCTTCGCCGTGGGCGCGCTGCTCACGCTCGCCCTGATCATCCGCAAGGTGCCGGGCGCGATCCTCATCTCCATCGTCGTGATGACGCTGGTCGCCATGGGCATCCACGCGGTGGCGGACGTCCCGAGCTGGGGTCTGACCACGCCCGAGTGGCCGGGCAGCCCGGTCGCGACCCCCGACTTCGGGCTGGTCGGCGAGGTGAGCCTGTTCGGCGGCTTCGAGAAAGTCGGCTATCTGACCGGCGTACTGTTCGTCTTCACCGTGCTGCTGTCCTGCTTCTTCGACGCCATGGGCACCATCCTCGGTGTCGGCGACGAGGCGAAGCTGATGGACGAGGACGGCAACTTCCCCGGGATCAACCGGGTCCTGCTGGTGGACGGTCTGGCGGTCGCCTCGGGCGGCGCGACCTCGTCGTCGGCGACGACCTGCTTCGTGGAGTCCACGGCGGGCGTCGGCGAGGGCGCCAGGACCGGGCTCGCCTCGGTGGTGACCGGCGCGCTGTTCTCGGTGGCGCTGTTCCTCACACCGCTCGCGACCATGGTCCCCTCGCAGGCGGCGACGCCCGCGCTGCTGGCGGTCGGCTTCCTGATCCTCGCCGGTTCGATCCGGGACATCGACTGGAGCGACTACACGCTCGCGGTCCCGGCGTTCCTGGCGATGGTGATGATGCCCTTCACCTACTCGATCACCAACGGCATCGGCATCGGCTTCATCGCTTTCAGCGTGCTGAGGCTGGCCGTCGGGCGGGGCCGTGAGGTGCCCGTCGCGATGTACGTCGTCTCCGCGGTGTTCGTCTTCTACTACGCGATGCCGGCACTCGGCCTCGCCTGA
- a CDS encoding cation-translocating P-type ATPase: MTQRARIETNGPEPDGPHIDAGAELDPVHPMKPPKSLTATRPPATGLTAAEVAEAIARGEVNDVPVRSSRSTADIVRANVFTRFNAIIGVLWVIMLFVAPIQDSLFGFVIIANTGIGIIQELRAKKTLDGLAVIGEAKPSVRRDGASAEISTSEIVLGDLVELGPGDKVVVDGEVAEAESLEIDESLLTGEADPVLKQPGDQVMSGSFVVAGGGAFTATKVGREAYAAQLAEEASRFTLVHSELRSGISTILKYVTWMMIPTATGLIISQLVVKDNNFKDSVARTVGGIVPMIPEGLVLLTSVAFAIGVIRLGRKQCLVQELPAIEGLARVDVVCLDKTGTLTEGGMDVTELRPLDGADEPYVRKVLGAMGESDPRPNASLQAIINAYPDSEDWRCTQSLPFSSARKYSGAAFSEGNGNSSTWLLGAPDVLLPAGDKTLAEIEQLNEQGLRVLLLARAAGELDAPAVASGATPTALVVLEQRLRPDASDTLRYFADQDVAAKVISGDNAVSVGAVAGKLGLPGAENTVDARRLPSERAEMAAELDSNAVFGRVSPQQKRDMVGALQSNGHTVAMTGDGVNDVLALKDADIGVSMGSGSEATKAVAQIVLLNNSFATLPSVVAEGRRVIGNITRVATLFLTKTVYSVLLAILVVCWQVEYPFLPRHLTLLSTLTIGVPAFFLALAPNKERAKPHFVRRVMRYAIPSGTIAAVTTFCTYLLARSHYSGPGSLEAETSAATLTLFLVSMWVLAIIARPYTWWRIALVATMGGCFLIVLVVPWLQHFFALKLVGMTMPWAAAAIAAVGAVLLELAWRFVGRKYPA, translated from the coding sequence ATGACGCAGCGGGCGAGGATCGAGACCAACGGCCCTGAGCCGGACGGCCCCCACATCGACGCGGGCGCCGAACTGGATCCCGTGCACCCGATGAAGCCGCCGAAGTCGCTCACCGCGACCCGGCCGCCGGCCACCGGGCTCACGGCGGCCGAGGTCGCCGAAGCCATCGCGCGGGGCGAGGTCAACGACGTCCCCGTGCGCTCCTCCCGGTCCACCGCCGACATCGTCCGGGCCAACGTCTTCACCCGCTTCAACGCGATCATCGGCGTGCTGTGGGTGATCATGCTCTTCGTCGCGCCGATCCAGGACAGCCTCTTCGGCTTCGTGATCATCGCCAACACCGGCATCGGCATCATCCAGGAACTGCGCGCCAAGAAGACCCTCGACGGGCTCGCCGTCATCGGTGAGGCCAAACCGTCCGTACGGCGCGACGGGGCCTCCGCGGAGATCTCCACCTCCGAGATCGTCCTCGGCGATCTGGTCGAACTCGGCCCCGGCGACAAGGTCGTGGTCGACGGCGAGGTGGCCGAGGCGGAGAGCCTGGAGATCGACGAGTCGCTGCTGACGGGTGAGGCCGACCCGGTTCTCAAGCAGCCGGGCGACCAGGTCATGTCGGGCAGCTTCGTGGTGGCCGGCGGCGGGGCGTTCACGGCGACGAAGGTGGGACGCGAGGCGTACGCGGCCCAGCTCGCCGAGGAGGCGTCCCGCTTCACGCTGGTCCACTCCGAGCTGCGCAGCGGCATCAGCACGATCCTCAAGTACGTGACCTGGATGATGATCCCGACCGCGACCGGGCTCATCATCAGCCAACTGGTGGTCAAGGACAACAACTTCAAGGACTCCGTCGCCAGGACCGTCGGCGGCATCGTGCCGATGATCCCCGAGGGCCTGGTGCTGCTGACCTCGGTCGCCTTCGCGATCGGCGTCATCCGGCTCGGCCGCAAGCAGTGCCTCGTCCAGGAGCTGCCCGCGATCGAGGGCCTGGCGCGGGTGGACGTCGTCTGTCTCGACAAGACGGGCACCCTGACCGAGGGCGGCATGGATGTCACCGAGCTGCGGCCGCTGGACGGCGCGGACGAGCCCTATGTGCGCAAGGTCCTGGGTGCGATGGGCGAGTCCGACCCGCGGCCGAACGCCTCGCTCCAGGCGATCATCAACGCCTACCCGGACAGCGAGGACTGGCGGTGCACGCAGTCGCTGCCGTTCTCGTCGGCGCGCAAGTACAGCGGTGCCGCGTTCAGCGAGGGCAACGGCAACAGCTCCACCTGGCTGCTGGGCGCGCCCGACGTCCTGCTGCCCGCGGGCGACAAGACACTCGCCGAGATCGAGCAGCTCAACGAACAGGGTCTGCGGGTGCTGCTGCTCGCGCGGGCGGCCGGCGAGCTGGACGCGCCTGCCGTCGCGTCCGGGGCGACCCCCACCGCGCTCGTGGTCCTCGAACAACGGCTGCGGCCCGACGCCTCGGACACCCTGCGCTACTTCGCCGACCAGGACGTCGCCGCGAAGGTCATCTCCGGTGACAACGCGGTCTCCGTGGGCGCGGTGGCCGGAAAGCTCGGTCTGCCGGGCGCGGAGAACACGGTCGACGCCCGCCGGCTCCCCTCCGAGCGGGCCGAGATGGCGGCCGAGCTCGACTCCAACGCGGTCTTCGGCCGGGTGAGCCCGCAGCAGAAGCGGGACATGGTGGGCGCGCTCCAGTCCAACGGCCACACGGTCGCCATGACCGGCGACGGCGTCAACGACGTCCTCGCCCTCAAGGACGCGGACATCGGCGTCTCCATGGGCTCCGGCTCCGAGGCGACCAAGGCCGTCGCACAGATCGTGCTGCTGAACAACAGCTTCGCGACCCTCCCGTCCGTGGTGGCGGAGGGACGGCGGGTGATCGGCAACATCACCCGCGTCGCGACGCTCTTCCTGACCAAGACCGTGTACTCGGTGCTGCTGGCGATCCTGGTGGTCTGCTGGCAGGTGGAGTACCCCTTCCTGCCCCGGCATCTGACACTGCTGTCGACGCTGACGATCGGTGTGCCGGCGTTCTTCCTGGCGCTCGCGCCGAACAAGGAGCGCGCGAAGCCGCACTTCGTGCGCCGGGTGATGCGGTACGCGATCCCGTCGGGCACGATCGCGGCGGTCACGACCTTCTGCACCTACCTGCTGGCGCGCTCCCACTACAGCGGCCCCGGCTCCCTCGAAGCGGAGACGAGCGCGGCGACGCTCACGCTGTTCCTGGTCTCGATGTGGGTCCTCGCGATCATCGCCCGCCCGTACACGTGGTGGCGCATCGCCCTGGTGGCGACGATGGGCGGATGCTTCCTGATCGTGCTGGTCGTGCCCTGGCTCCAGCACTTCTTCGCGCTGAAGCTGGTCGGTATGACGATGCCGTGGGCCGCAGCGGCGATAGCGGCGGTGGGGGCGGTGCTGCTGGAGCTGGCCTGGCGGTTCGTGGGGAGGAAGTACCCGGCGTAG
- a CDS encoding MFS transporter yields the protein MRAESSSAQKGAFVACAVALFCIQVDFFALNLAIPGIAAELDVTPSAAQWTLSAYMLAVGCFFIVGGRVGNVFGRRGTLLAGIALFAAGSVACALAPGLPLLVAARVVQGIGAGFVFPVSVAVISNAFPGENQGRALGAAFGIANIGTALGPFVGGGFTEGPGWRWIFWLLAPLSALALIVAVRSVPDSRDPSAPRQLDLTGCFTIVCALAAVTLAVERGSAWGWDSVRTLALFGAAVVAGGLFLLRERRARHPLVDLRLFRNTSFDLVTGMGSVANMGYGVTVFVATLYLQGVRGLSPLMAGIVFLAPALLVACAGPLGARLGTHMRPTAVMALAGLIAGTGMIALSQVTAWWLYIPVFAWCGLGLGLGWTFASVATQQVVPPARAGEASGVVLTFLVTLGAIALAGAATTITAMTPESPAEDAYDTILRFGGAVILLASAVVMVVRHRLVVHGKVPPLSLHAPWPPSDSESDSDSDSDSDSDSDSDSDESRGPRRG from the coding sequence ATGCGCGCAGAGTCGTCGTCCGCGCAGAAGGGCGCCTTCGTCGCCTGCGCTGTCGCCCTGTTCTGCATCCAGGTCGACTTCTTCGCCCTGAACCTGGCCATCCCCGGGATAGCGGCCGAGCTGGACGTCACCCCTTCTGCCGCCCAGTGGACCCTGTCCGCGTACATGCTCGCCGTGGGCTGCTTCTTCATCGTGGGCGGCAGGGTGGGCAACGTCTTCGGCCGGCGCGGCACCCTGCTCGCCGGCATCGCGCTGTTCGCCGCGGGGTCCGTGGCGTGTGCCCTCGCCCCCGGGCTCCCGCTGCTCGTGGCCGCCCGTGTCGTCCAGGGCATCGGCGCCGGATTCGTCTTCCCGGTGTCCGTCGCCGTCATCAGCAACGCCTTCCCCGGCGAGAACCAGGGCCGTGCGCTGGGCGCCGCGTTCGGTATCGCCAACATCGGCACCGCTCTCGGGCCCTTCGTGGGCGGCGGGTTCACCGAAGGCCCGGGATGGCGCTGGATCTTCTGGCTGCTCGCCCCGCTCAGCGCACTCGCGCTGATCGTCGCGGTCCGCTCCGTCCCCGACTCCCGTGACCCCTCGGCGCCCCGCCAGCTCGATCTGACCGGCTGCTTCACGATCGTGTGCGCTCTGGCGGCGGTCACGCTGGCCGTGGAACGCGGCAGCGCGTGGGGCTGGGACAGCGTCCGCACCCTCGCCCTCTTCGGTGCGGCCGTGGTAGCGGGCGGACTCTTCCTGCTGCGCGAACGCCGGGCCCGGCACCCGCTGGTCGATCTGCGTCTGTTCCGCAACACCTCCTTCGACCTGGTGACCGGCATGGGCTCGGTCGCCAACATGGGCTACGGCGTCACCGTCTTCGTGGCGACGCTCTACCTCCAGGGCGTACGCGGTCTGTCCCCGCTGATGGCCGGCATCGTCTTCCTGGCCCCCGCGCTGCTCGTGGCATGCGCCGGGCCTCTGGGGGCCCGGCTGGGGACGCATATGCGGCCCACCGCGGTGATGGCGCTCGCCGGGCTGATCGCCGGAACGGGGATGATCGCGCTCAGCCAGGTGACAGCCTGGTGGCTCTACATCCCCGTCTTCGCCTGGTGCGGGCTCGGCCTCGGACTGGGCTGGACCTTCGCCAGCGTCGCGACCCAGCAGGTCGTACCGCCGGCCAGGGCGGGCGAGGCGTCGGGGGTGGTGCTGACGTTCCTGGTCACTCTGGGCGCGATCGCCCTCGCGGGCGCGGCGACCACGATCACGGCGATGACTCCGGAGAGTCCTGCGGAGGACGCGTACGACACGATTCTGCGCTTCGGCGGAGCGGTGATCCTGCTGGCGTCGGCCGTCGTGATGGTGGTGCGCCACCGGCTCGTGGTCCACGGCAAGGTGCCACCGCTGTCCCTGCACGCGCCGTGGCCACCGTCGGACTCGGAGTCAGACTCGGACTCGGACTCGGACTCGGACTCGGACTCGGACTCGGACTCGGACGAGAGCAGGGGGCCGCGGCGGGGGTGA